Proteins co-encoded in one Gadus morhua chromosome 6, gadMor3.0, whole genome shotgun sequence genomic window:
- the f2r gene encoding proteinase-activated receptor 1, with translation MDQTIVILALCFLQTTAFIPHNGSIGPRPRTFGGHYVTVTDREFLDLPESSNELDDEYSGSGSGPVTVKGPVTYYETKKLFRLSPKAKEFLQGKLSTVVVPTVYTFVVIISVPLNLAAVIMFLRRKRPRKTGVIYMLNLAFADLLFVLVLPLKIAYHYQGNNWVFGGLLCRVVTAAFYCNMYCSVLLMTCISVDRFLAVVYPLDALTWRRPQTAYTTCAAMWLLALGGVAPLLISEQSIPLPELGITTCHDVQDTEQLRTYYLYFFPAYTCLFFFLPLVLTAVCYVRIVQALAAANVANGSRKSRAVMMAVAVLVVFVACFAPSNVLMMVHYLQLARHAAAADASYLAYLVSTCVGTLSCCLDPLIYYFGSSQCQRQVMALLTCRDLAGVEAGSSRSASSRLSSGRRQTESTRSTKMESVQDRTLRDQCRKLVS, from the coding sequence GCTCCATCGGGCCCAGGCCGAGGACGTTTGGTGGGCACTATGTAACGGTCACTGACAGGGAATTCTTGGATTTGCCGGAGAGCAGCAACGAGCTTGATGATGAATACTCCGGCTCAGGTAGCGGGCCGGTAACAGTGAAGGGGCCCGTCACCTACTACGAAACAAAGAAACTATTCCGGCTTTCACCCAAGGCCAAAGAATTCCTCCAAGGAAAGCTATCGACCGTTGTGGTCCCCACTGTGTACACGTTTGTGGTCATCATCAGCGTACCCCTCAACCTCGCCGCCGTGATCATGTTTCTGCGCCGGAAGCGTCCGAGGAAAACCGGGGTGATCTACATGCTGAACCTGGCCTTCGCCGACCTCCTGTTCGTGCTGGTGCTCCCCCTGAAGATCGCCTACCATTATCAGGGCAACAACTGGGTGTTCGGGGGCCTCCTGTGCCGGGTCGTGACCGCCGCCTTCTACTGCAACATGTACTGCTCTGTCCTCCTCATGACCTGCATCAGCGTCGACCGCTTCCTAGCCGTCGTCTACCCCCTGGACGCCCTGACGTGGCGCCGCCCGCAGACGGCCTACACCACGTGCGCCGCCATGTGGCTGCTGGCCCTGGGAGGCGTGGCCCCCCTGCTCATCTCGGAGCAGAGCATCCCCCTGCCGGAGCTGGGCATCACCACCTGCCACGATGTGCAGGACACGGAGCAGCTGCGCACCTACTACCTGTACTTCTTCCCCGCCTACAcctgcctcttcttcttcctgccgCTTGTCTTGACCGCCGTGTGCTACGTTCGCATCGTGCAGGCGCTCGCCGCCGCCAACGTGGCCAACGGCTCCAGGAAGAGTCGCGCGGTGATGATGGCCGtggcggtgctggtggtgttcgTGGCGTGCTTCGCGCCCTCCAACGTGCTCATGATGGTCCACTACCTGCAGCTGGCGcgccacgccgccgccgccgacgcgTCCTACCTGGCGTACCTCGTCTCCACGTGCGTGGGTACCCTGAGCTGCTGCCTGGACCCCCTCATCTACTACTTCGGCTCGTCCCAGTGCCAGAGGCAGGTGATGGCGTTGTTGACGTGTAGAGACCTGGCCGGAGTGGAGGCCGGCTCCTCGCGCTCCGCTAGCAGCCGACTGAGCAGCGGCAGGAGGCAGACCGAGAGCACCAGGTCAACCAAGATGGAGAGCGTGCAGGATAGGACCTTAAGGGACCAGTGCAGGAAGCTGGTCTCTTGA
- the LOC115546155 gene encoding uncharacterized protein LOC115546155, whose product MDVCVAVLLLALAPLGAASAPDCEDLVKPYIPEDSTLVFGKWVYVMGSGDPMPYRKALDAMKSSWIELSPTQDSQLVTLRWGDHCYNRCIYGETNGTVSGVATTFRKNLSNHKGHILHTCPDCLLWTDTFRNGDATGRYIMQFTRTGKMDSKDVDIFKKQVECLNFPENYHSYDGKTELCKDKERTE is encoded by the exons ATGGATGTGTGCGTTGCTGTGCTGCTCTTGGCGCTCGCACCCCTAGGTGCCGCATCAGCACCCGACTGTGAAGATCTGGTCAAACCGTACATACCAGAGGACTCCACGCtg GTGTTTGGCAAGTGGGTGTACGTGATGGGGTCCGGGGACCCCATGCCGTACCGTAAGGCTCTGGACGCGATGAAGAGCTCCTGGATAGAGCTGTCTCCCACGCAGGACAGTCAGCTGGTGACCCTTCGGTGGGGCGACCACTGCTA TAACCGCTGCATCTATGGAGAGACGAACGGGACAGTCTCAGGAGTTGCGACCACATTCCGCA AGAATCTGTCCAACCACAAAGGACATATCCTCCACACATGCCCTGACTGTTTGCTGTGGACGGACACCTTTAGGAATGGAGATGCAACTGGAAGATACATCATGCAATTCA CAAGGACGGGTAAAATGGATTCGAAGGATGTTGACATTTTCAAGAAACAGGTTGAATGTTTGAACTTCCCGGAAAATTACCACAGCTATGATGGTAAAACAG AGCTGTGCAAAGACAAGGAGCGTACGGAATAA
- the LOC115546156 gene encoding uncharacterized protein LOC115546156, producing MAAQLAVALLALTSLCVAAELDCDELVKPLVLDSHSPIYGKWVLHAGAWDEPGLKNELMTVKSSWVDLSASTDTGVMTIYWADRLKGTTDGEDKCLQGVANGTISGMTSHTTFNINGHTSYHEGKYYESCSECLLSEDTTLLPDGETKGRYLFLFTRTGGLEPAELEKYKKQAECLKFVPELFYGGTDLCADEREPAQPAEEVVEDSPAPPAAAPEEEEETTAPEAK from the exons ATGGCTGCACAGCTTGCCGTAGCTCTGTTGGCCCTTACCTCCCTCTGCGTCGCAGCCGAGCTGGACTGTGACGAACTTGTCAAGCCTTTGGTTCTGGACAGCCACAGCCCT ATTTATGGAAAATGGGTGCTTCATGCGGGGGCTTGGGACGAGCCCGGCCTGAAGAATGAGTTGATGACTGTGAAGAGCTCCTGGGTGGATTTATCCGCCTCCACAGATACCGGAGTCATGACCATCTACTGGGCAGACCGCTTGAAGGGAACAACTGA CGGCGAGGACAAGTGCCTTCAGGGAGTGGCCAACGGCACCATCTCCGGCATGACCAGCCACACAACAT TCAACATCAACGGCCACACGTCCTACCACGAGGGCAAGTACTACGAGTCCTGCTCTGAGTGCCTTCTGTCCGAGgacaccaccctcctccccgaCGGGGAGACCAAGGGCCgctacctcttcctcttca CAAGGACCGGAGGACTTGAGCCGGCTGAGCTGGAGAAGTACAAGAAGCAGGCTGAGTGTCTGAAGTTCGTTCCTGAATTATTCTACGGAGGCACAG acCTTTGTGCTGACGAAAGGGAACCTGCTCAACCCGCTGAGGAAGTTGTTGAAGATTCCCCTGCGCCTCCCGCTGCTGCtcccgaggaagaggaagagaccaCCGCGCCTGAAGCTAAATAG
- the LOC115545447 gene encoding uncharacterized protein LOC115545447 — MAPQLVLAALALACLGVASQPDCNELVKPLADLGTSLGKWIFYAGTTDTEESLAKLKTFSSSWINPKRYPTDAPETLEFADRVDGKCIHFDANLTAVGDRLHLAYTFENHTFLVDGHHLETCPDCLLWTDTTTSPGLPDSKHLFIFTRSGNLSLPDLKVFKQQAACLNFTLGLHMGSTTDLCPEEKEEKPVKEDE; from the exons ATGGCTCCTCAGCTGGTCCTCGCTGCCCTGGCTCTCGCCTGTCTCGGCGTCGCCTCCCAACCCGACTGCAATGAGTTGGTCAAGCCCCTGGCGGATCTCGGAACG TCTTTAGGGAAATGGATTTTCTACGCGGGGACCACAGATACAGAGGAATCACTGGCCAAACTGAAGACCTTCAGTTCGTCCTGGATTAATCCGAAGCGCTATCCCACTGATGCCCCCGAAACCTTGGAGTTTGCAGACAGAGT GGACGGAAAATGCATTCATTTCGATGCAAACCTCACCGCTGTAGGAGACAGGCTCCACTTGGCCT ACACCTTCGAGAACCACACGTTCCTCGTGGACGGCCATCACCTGGAGACCTGCCCCGACTGCCTCCTGTGGACGGACACCACCACAAGCCCCGGCCTACCGGACAGCAAACATCTGTTCATCTTCA CCAGATCCGGCAACCTGAGTCTGCCCGACCTCAAAGTGTTCAAGCAGCAGGCCGCCTGTCTCAATTTCACCTTAGGCTTGCACATGGGTAGCACCACAG ATCTGTGCCcggaggagaaagaagagaaacCCGTGAAGGAAGACGAGTAA